CTAATTCCGCATGCTCTTGAACGCCTGATTGAAGCATCAGCGTGGCTTTATTTGGATCAAGCCCACATGCAAGGTAGTTGACTGCCGCGTTGATGATACGCTGTGACATCTCCTTGCTTTTGTATATCTGGGTCATTGCGTGCAGGTCAACGATACCGAAGATGCACTCGTATTCCTTCTGCAGCGGCACGAACTGGCTGATCGCTCCCAGGTAGTTACCTATGTGCAGCCTGCCTGAGGGCTGGATACCTGAAAAGATCCTTTGTCTCGACATCGTCCCGCCGGATGTCATCCAGTCTCCTTGATCCTGGGCAAAGCGTGCTTTTCGAGCACTTCAAGCGTCTTCAGGGTATCTTGCTCGTTTGCGTGGCCCATGTGGCCAATGCGGATGAGGTGCCCTTTAAGCTCTGCCTGACCGTTGGCAAATAGTATCCCTTCCTCCTCTTTAATCTCTCTGATGATCGGCGTGCTTTCCACTCCGTCAGGCATTTTTATTGCCGAGAGTGCGTTGGATGGATTGCGGGGAAGGAATTTAAATCCCATCTGGCCTGCCTTTTCTCGAAAGAAGCTTGCCCAGTGCGCATGATCGGCCCAGACGTTCTCGATGCCGCGCTCCTTGAAGTTCTTGATGCTGACCGCCAGGGACATCATCACCGTGATCGCGGGTGTCCATGGAGTAAAGCCCTTCTGGCGGAACTTCTCGGCGATCTGCATGTTGAAGTAGTATTTCGGGAGTGTGGAGTTTTCTGCCAGCTTCCACGCGCGCTCGTTCAGGGCAACAATAGATAAACCGGGCGGTGCGCCGATTGCCTTCTGCGAGCCGCCGATCGCCACGTCCACGTTCCATGCATCCATTCGAAGTTCGTCCGCGATAAGCCCGGCGATTGAGTCCAGAACGAATATCTTGTCGTGACGCCCTACGATTTCACCCATAGCCTTTACGTCGTTTTTTGCACCTGTGGAAGTCTCCGTAAATGTAGAAAGCACCGCCTTGATCAAGGGGTTGTCGCGAAGGGCGTCATCCACCATCGCAGGATCAACACTCTGGCCGAACTCGAACGGAAGGTAAGTGACCTTGAGGCGGAAGGTATCTGCAAGTTCCTTCCAACGCTGTCCGAACTTCCCGATCGAGGTCACAAGAACCTCGTCACCTTCCGAAAAGAGATTTACGAGTGCGGCCTGCATCCCGCCGGTGCCTGATGAGGTAAAAAAGAATATCCGGGCGTCGGTGAAGAGGATCTTTTTAAGGTCCTCGGTTACCCTCCCGACCACCTCTGCGAAAGAACGATCACGGTGATAGGGGAAACGCTTCCCGTGCTCCTCAAGAACCTCTTCCGAGACCTCCACCGGGCCAGGGGTGAACAAACGATAGTTAACCACCAAGAGCCTCTCTGGAATGCTTTATGGCACAGAACTCTCCGCACATGGTGCACACATCCTCGGCCTGTTTTGGGTAGCGGTCGAAGCGCTTACGCGCCTCGGCAGGATCAAGCGAGGCTTTAATCATCTCATCCCATTTGAATCTCTCGCGCAGCTTTGACATCTCTTCGTCCCACTTGCGTGCCCGCTGCGGGTACTTTGCTATGTCCGCGGCGTGAGCAGCTATCCGGCTCACGATCGTTCCTACTCTGACGTCATCGGCATCAGGCAGACCGAGATGCTCGGATGGGGTAACGTAGCATAGAAAGTCAGCGCCGTGCATTCCCGCAATCGCACCGCCGATCGCCGAAACGATATGATCATAGCCCGGAGCAACGTCGGTTACCAGCGGCCCTAAAACATAGAACGGCGCGCCGTGGCAGATCTCCTTTTGCAATTTGACATTCATCTCGATCTGATCAAGGGGAACGTGGCCAGGTCCTTCAACCATCGCCTGAACCCCTGCCGCGCGAGCCCTGTCCACCTGCTCGCCTATGATCAGAAGCTCCTGGATCTGCGGACGATCGGAGGCATCCGCAAGAGCACCCGGTCTTAAACCGTCGCCCAGACTCAGGCAGGCACCAAACTCACCGGTCAAATCAAGCAGCCGATCAAAGTACTCTGCAAGGGGATTTTCGGCTTTATTGAACATCATCCACTCAACCATCATGGCACCGCCCCGGCTAACGATACCGGCAAGACGCTTGCGGTTGCGAAGCCGCTCTACACCTGCACGGGTAAGACCTGTATGTACGGTTAGAAAATCAACACCATCCTCAAGATGCTTGCGAATCCCTGCGAATATCTCGTCCACCGAGAGCTCAACGAGTGATTTCTTGAGCTTTGGGGAGTCGCACGCCGCCTGATAAATGGGAACTGTACCGACAGGAACGGTTGATTCCGCGACAACCATCCGTCTTACCTTGTCTATATCACCGCCGGTGGAAAGGTCCATCACCGTGTCCGCACCCGCATCTATAGCCGCATGAAGCTTCGCCTTCTCGTTTTCGGCATCCGCAATCGAGGGCGAGGTGCCGATGTTCGCGTTGACCTTGGTACGAAGGCCTTTGCCTATCCCCACAGGTTCTATCTGGCGCGGACGCCTGCGGTTGTAAGGAATAACGATCGTCCCTTCAGTTAGACCGTGGCTTACAACCTCCTCATCCACCCCTTCCGAGACCGCAACCTTCTTGACTAACACTTCGTCTGTGAGCATAATAGGTAATTATAGACCTCAGTGTTATGATGTCAAACGTCTGTAAAGGGACGAGTCTAGGAAAGGAGCAATCGTCGCAAACATCTTAGCCTTGATATTGACCCTGTGGGGAGCTACCATAACGGGCTCTGTGGTTGACAAAGAGACCGGCGAGGCTATTGCAGGCTGCAGCGTCTTCCTTGAAGGCACCAATATCGGCACCTCTGCCGCCTCGAACGGCTACTACAGGCTGGATCGAGTGCCTCGCGGGAATTACAATCTTGTATTTTCCATGATCAGCTACAAGGAGATCAACCGCAGGGTGGCGCTTGAGAACGAGGCCTCGGTTCTCTACGAGAACGCCAGGCTCGAGCGAGCGCCCATACAGATGCCTGCCGTTGAGGTCTCCTCGCGCAGGATCGAGTTCGAGCAGGAGGTAACCGCCTCATCCTTCAGGATAGATAAGGAAGCCCTTAAACACATCCCGGTGATGGTTGAGCGCGATTTGTTTCGAACGCTCATGACATTGCCCGGAGTAACGTTCGTGAGCGACTTCACCTCTGCCCTTTATGTCCGTGGCGGAAGCCCGGATCAGAACCTCGTGCTTCTGGATAACATGGTGCTCTACAACCCGTTCCACTTCGGTGGATTCCTTTCCACCTTTATGATTGATGCCGTAGAAAGTGTTGAGTTTCTTACGGGCGGCTTACCTGTGCGTTATGGCAACAGGCTTTCCGCTGTCCTTGACGTAGAAAGCGCCGACCCTCAGCCTCTGGGGGGCTATCTTTCCACCAGCCTTCTGGCAACCGAGGGGGCTGTGTGGGGGCGTCTGGGCAAATTCGGGGGGATCGTTACCGCACGCCGAACCTATTTTGATAAGGTCATACCCATCTTTCTTGATTTCGATTTCCCATACTACTTCTATGATATACACGGGAAGGGAAGTTGGCGCGTCACCCCTAAGACAAGGATTGAAGGGACTTTTTTTAATACAAAGGATAAGCTCGATCTTGCCGAGGAGAATATCCCTATTAGAGTAGGATGGAGCAACNNNNNNNNNNCTTATAACCCTGAGGTTGATCCAGGAGCTTGGGGACCCGTCGATTGCCAAGGTGTGGATCGGCTGGAGCGGCTATCAAGCCCAGATGCAGTTCAGCGACATCCTCTCTGACACCAATCGCATCGATGACCTCTCGCTACGCTCCATGCTCGTGCGGGCAGGGGAGACATCCACCTTTGAGGCGGGTAGTGAGGTGAGTTACACGAGGTTCATCTACAAGACCGACGCCGAACCCTTTGCCACCTATAACATCGAGGGTCGGCCGCTTTATTCTTCCCTGTATCTCTCCTGGCGCTACAAGCCGCTGCCTGTATTCCTATTCCAGGCAGGCGGACGCCTAAGTCTCTACTACGGATCGTATCCTGACACCCTGCGGGATTCGCTTACAGGTGACGTTCTGGGTGTTGATACCCTGATAAGGCGTGATCTTCAACCCGAACTGAGGCTCTCAGCCAAGTACTTCCTCACCGCGGACGACGCCTTCAACCTCTCGGTGGGGAACTTCTACCAGAACCTTGCGATGATCATGCCGCAGGGAGGACGCATACCCACAAACTTCTGGATACCGGTGTTCGGCAAGTACGAACCCCAGCAGGCGATCCACCTAATCGCAGGATACGAGCACCTGTTTGCCGACGGTTCACGTGCAAGGATCGAGCCTTACTACAAACACTACCCTTATCTCCTGGTCTTCAACGAGGAGTTGGACATTGCGGACGCGACCGGGAACATCTTCACCCCTGGTGCAGGCCGCGCCTGGGGGGCCGACTTCAGCATTGAAAAGGCATCAGGCAATCTTACCGGCTGGATATCCTACTCGCTTGCGTTCAGCCGGTTTATATCCGACACGCTTGAGTTCTACACGAACTTTGACCGCCGCCACAACCTGAATGTCCTGGGTACTTACGACTTGGGCAAGAATTGGCGTGTAAATGCGCATCTTACCTTTGCCAGCGGCATGCCCTACGCCGGAACCCTTGGCCGCTACAGGATGTGGTACTGGGACACTGTTCGTCAGGAGTGGCGCTACCGGTGGATGACCATCGAAGCGGATCGCAACAGCCTGCGGTTTCCTGCCTATCACCGGCTGGACATCGGCGCAAGCAAAGCCTGGGAGTTCCGCTGGGGGACCCTGACCGTCCGCGCCGACATAATCAACCTTTACAACCACAAGAACGTCATGCTTTATTACTACGATTTATCTAATGAACCACCGGTGCAGCGGAGTGTGAACATGATTCCTTTCTTTCCATCTGTTGGGGTAGAGGCGAGGTTCTGATGAAGAGGTTGCTTCTTTTGGGTCTGACTTTGTTGTTATTTGCCAGATGTGAGTCGAGCGAAGATTACATTTTTGAATCCCAGCCGAACATCCTTGCCTTGATGCGGATAAAGGGAATTGAGCATTCTTATCAATACTCTGAGCAGGTTATTACCGTGAATCAGAGTTATGATATTAAGGATACAGTTAATCAATATGGTGTTAGAGGTGCACAGGTTACAGTGTGGGGTGAGGATGGATCCTTCTTTTTCTTTTCATGGCGTTCCCCTGAAGAAGACTATCGTACTAAAGCCAATTTCAACGATACAACTCTCTATCACCTGGAAGTTGCCTTACCCTGGGATGATACCGTAACTGCCGAGGCTTATATGCCTTCGCCTATTCAAATCTCTTCACCCGCGGACTCGGATACGGTTTCCATCTCGGCAGAGCCCTACGATCCGCATGTCATTACCTGGAACTCGTGCAAGAACACCGAGCTTTACGCCCTTTACTGCATCCCTGACGTGGATGACTCACTCTACAAGAACTACCCGAATTTCCTGTTCTTTCCGTCCTTTACCAACGACACGAGCTATGCGTTTTTCCTCCAGCGTGCGTTAGCCCCCTGGATTTATGATGAATACTACGTCCTGCGGGTGATGGCCGTAAGCCCTGAATATGCAGCCTACATGGGGTTCTTCGGCCCTGGCGAAGTCTATAGCAACCTTTCGGCTGGCTACGGCATGTTCGGCGGCATAGCCGAGGACTCGGTGCGGGTATATATTGTGGAGTAAGGGGAGCATGAGGTCAAGGCAATTTCTGTTACTGATGACAATTTTTCTTCTTCAATGCCAGGATTACAAGCAGGAGTTTGAGCCGGAGCCGAACATCTTTGCGGTGATGAAGATCAGCAGTCCTAAGTATGATTATCAAGAGATCTTGGTTGACCAGACCTATGATATAAAAGATACTTTGGAAAGTCCTGAGTTCTTTGAAGATGTGATCGGTGTTACAGGAGCGAAGGTGACTGTGTGCGGTCTCGACGACACCTTCTACTTTGAAGAAGCCCCTTGGGGATTGGATCAGCCTGGCCATTATTTTACTCTTTATCAATCGCCTCTATTCAATGACACCACTCTCTACACCCTAGAGGTCCATCTTCCCTGGGGAGATACGGTAACCGGCCAGGCCTTTATGCCTACCCCGCTTGAGATAATCTGGCCTGAGGAAAGAACATATGAAACCATCTCCATCTCCGCAGAGCTTCGAGATTCCCACCGTATCTCGTGGAATTCCTGTAACAATGTCAGCAAATATGTAATCTATTGCGAGCCATATTTCGGCCTTATCTCGGAAGGGATGTATTTCCCTTCGTTTACCGGAGATACCTCTTATGCGTTTTTTGCTGAACGCAACGTTTGGCCTTGGTCTTTCGGCAAAGAGTACGAGTTGATAGTAGTGGGTATAACCCCGGAATACGACCGGTATACCTACTCCTCCAATCCTGGAAAAAGCAACCTTTCATCCGGTTACGGGTTGTTCGGAGGGGTTACTTTGGACACCAGGCTTATATACATCGTAGAATGATCGATTAATATTAGCCTCAGAGAGCGATTTATCTTGAGAGGAGTGGGAAAATTAAGTATTATTGCGGCTTGACAAGCCAAGCCTCGCCGCTACAATAAACTATGTCAATGATACTCGACGGGAAGAAAGTGGCTGCCGAGAAGCGGGGACTCCTTAAAGCCAGGATAGAGGAACTCGGGGCTAAGGGGGTGACCCCGCAGCTTGCATTCCTTTCGGTGGGTGCAGATGAGGCCTCTCTTTCCTACCAGCGTTCCCAGGAGCGTGCCTGCAAGAAGGTGGGTATAGTTACCAGTCCTATCAACCTTCCTGCCGATGTCTCCGAAGACGAGTTGCTCAACACCCTCTTCGATCTCAACGAGGATAACAATGTTCACGGGATACTCATTACCCTGCCTCTACCCAAGGGGATAGACGAGGAACGCATACTTGGGGCTATCGAACCCACCAAGGATGTGGATTGCCTGAGTCCCATAAACCGAGGCCGTCTGGCTTTTGGCAAGTCTACATTTCTGCCAGCCACACCCGCGGGTATCGTCTCACTGCTTGAGGCATACGAGATTTCACTTACCGGCAAGCACGTCGTCATATTGGGTCGAGGCAAGGCGGTTGGTTGGCCACTGGCACAGATCCTTCTGCGCAAGACCAAGATGGGCAACGCCACCGTTACCGTCTGTCATTCACGCTCAAGCGATCTTGCCAAATATACCCGTAACGCAGATATAGTAGTTGCGGCGATCGGAAAGGCGCGTTTTGTAGGCCCTGAATTCGTACATGCCGATCAAGTAGTCGTAGATGCAGGTATCAACGGTGAAGATACGCCTGAAGGGTGGAAGATGGTTGGGGATGTTGACTTTGGGCGCGTTTCGGATATAGTTAACGCTATAACACCGGTTCCAGGCGGGGTCGGGCCTATGACCGTGGCTATGCTTCTCGCAAACGTAACCGCCGCGGCAGAAAGGAGACTTATAGAGAACGATACTCGTGGATGAGTGAACCGATCAATCATTTAGTGGTGAGGAAGGAGGTAAGGTGGATCTGGCCGCTTTAATAGAGGGGAAGTGTCGGACTATCGAGGCGGCACTTGAGCAATATCTCCCCGATGACGGGCACACGCTTACCGAAGCGATGCGCTACAGCCTGTTCGCAGGCGGCAAGCGGTTAAGGCCGATACTTGCGCTTCTCGCTTATGAGGCGGCCGGGGGGAAAGAGGCGGATAGAATTCTTCCCGCTGCATGCGCTTTAGAGTATGTCCATACATTTACCCTGATCCACGATGATCTGCCCTCGATGGACGACGACGACTTCCGCAGGGGTAAGCCCTCCAACCACAAGGTATTTGGTGAGGGCATGGCGGTTCTGGCAGGCGACGCCTTGATGATTGACGGCCTTGGTCTGATGGCGCGTTCAACTGCCCGTCCCGATTTAGTCAATCGTGTTTTGGCCGAGTTCAGCCGTATCCTGGGGGCTCGAGGTGTTACCAGAGGGCAGGCGGATGACCTCTACGGTGGTGAGGTAAACCCCAAATTCCTGCGTCATATCCATCTTCGCAAGACCGCACTTTTTATATCGTTCACCATGCGTTTGGGTGCGATTCTTGCCGGGGCGCAAGACGAGCTCATTGATTCCTTAGGTTGGGCCGGGATACTGGCCGGGATGGGATTCCAGGTGCGCGACGACGTGCTTGACGTAACCAGCTCCCTCAAGGAGCTGGGTAAGACCCCGGGGAAGGACGAGGCGGAAGACAAGCTCACCTACCCGATCCTATACGGAGTCGAGCGTTCAGAACACATCGCAATAGGTTATGCCCGCCGCGCAAGACGGATATTTGCTGATTTGGGTTCCGCGTGGTCCCGGCTTGCAGACCTTGTGGATTATCTCGTGGACAGGCGCAGATGAGTATCCTGGGTAGGATAGATTCACCCGCCGAGATCAAGGATTTGAAGCTTGCCGAGCTCAAGCAACTGGCCCACGAGGTGCGCCAGCGGATACTTGAGGTTACCAGCCGCAGGGGGGGCCACGTTGCCCCCAATCTGGGAACGGTAGAGTTAACCATCGCCATGCATTACGTGCTCGATGCCCCTGAGGATAGGATCATCTGGGATGTTGGGCATCAATGCTATACCCACAAGCTTTTAACAGGCAGG
The DNA window shown above is from candidate division TA06 bacterium B3_TA06 and carries:
- a CDS encoding aminotransferase, whose product is MPERLLVVNYRLFTPGPVEVSEEVLEEHGKRFPYHRDRSFAEVVGRVTEDLKKILFTDARIFFFTSSGTGGMQAALVNLFSEGDEVLVTSIGKFGQRWKELADTFRLKVTYLPFEFGQSVDPAMVDDALRDNPLIKAVLSTFTETSTGAKNDVKAMGEIVGRHDKIFVLDSIAGLIADELRMDAWNVDVAIGGSQKAIGAPPGLSIVALNERAWKLAENSTLPKYYFNMQIAEKFRQKGFTPWTPAITVMMSLAVSIKNFKERGIENVWADHAHWASFFREKAGQMGFKFLPRNPSNALSAIKMPDGVESTPIIREIKEEEGILFANGQAELKGHLIRIGHMGHANEQDTLKTLEVLEKHALPRIKETG
- a CDS encoding phosphomethylpyrimidine synthase, encoding MLTDEVLVKKVAVSEGVDEEVVSHGLTEGTIVIPYNRRRPRQIEPVGIGKGLRTKVNANIGTSPSIADAENEKAKLHAAIDAGADTVMDLSTGGDIDKVRRMVVAESTVPVGTVPIYQAACDSPKLKKSLVELSVDEIFAGIRKHLEDGVDFLTVHTGLTRAGVERLRNRKRLAGIVSRGGAMMVEWMMFNKAENPLAEYFDRLLDLTGEFGACLSLGDGLRPGALADASDRPQIQELLIIGEQVDRARAAGVQAMVEGPGHVPLDQIEMNVKLQKEICHGAPFYVLGPLVTDVAPGYDHIVSAIGGAIAGMHGADFLCYVTPSEHLGLPDADDVRVGTIVSRIAAHAADIAKYPQRARKWDEEMSKLRERFKWDEMIKASLDPAEARKRFDRYPKQAEDVCTMCGEFCAIKHSREALGG
- a CDS encoding bifunctional methylenetetrahydrofolate dehydrogenase/methenyltetrahydrofolate cyclohydrolase (catalyzes the formation of 5,10-methenyltetrahydrofolate from 5,10-methylenetetrahydrofolate and subsequent formation of 10-formyltetrahydrofolate from 5,10-methenyltetrahydrofolate), with product MSMILDGKKVAAEKRGLLKARIEELGAKGVTPQLAFLSVGADEASLSYQRSQERACKKVGIVTSPINLPADVSEDELLNTLFDLNEDNNVHGILITLPLPKGIDEERILGAIEPTKDVDCLSPINRGRLAFGKSTFLPATPAGIVSLLEAYEISLTGKHVVILGRGKAVGWPLAQILLRKTKMGNATVTVCHSRSSDLAKYTRNADIVVAAIGKARFVGPEFVHADQVVVDAGINGEDTPEGWKMVGDVDFGRVSDIVNAITPVPGGVGPMTVAMLLANVTAAAERRLIENDTRG